From Nitrospirota bacterium, the proteins below share one genomic window:
- the xerD gene encoding site-specific tyrosine recombinase XerD — MQESLLANFLNYLAVEKGLARNTLESYERDLRKYLFFMKAKEPDTITRSDVVSFMAHLSSAGLSTPSAARCLAAVRGFHKYLMTDEHARIDPTENIETPRGWKRLPKTLSTTDVDALLGQPDPATLLGLRDKAMLELLYAAGLRVSELVGLKLRDINLERGYLIVMGKGSKERAVPMGEIAMAAISQYLGSGRASLLKGADSDHLFISSRRRGMSRQMFWERIKHYALKAGISRAISPHTLRHSFATHMLDNGADLRAVQAMLGHSDISTTQIYTHVSRERLRKVHEKYHPRG, encoded by the coding sequence ATGCAAGAATCACTTCTCGCGAACTTCCTCAATTACCTGGCCGTGGAAAAGGGGCTTGCACGGAATACGCTGGAGTCCTATGAGCGGGACCTTCGCAAGTACCTCTTTTTCATGAAGGCAAAAGAACCCGACACGATCACCCGGTCCGATGTGGTTTCGTTCATGGCCCATCTTTCCTCAGCGGGGCTATCCACCCCATCCGCCGCCAGGTGCCTTGCCGCGGTCAGAGGGTTCCACAAGTATCTCATGACCGATGAGCACGCACGCATCGATCCCACCGAGAACATCGAGACCCCGCGGGGATGGAAACGCCTGCCAAAGACCCTCTCCACAACCGATGTGGACGCGCTTCTCGGACAACCGGATCCCGCCACCCTTCTCGGGCTTCGCGACAAGGCCATGCTCGAATTGCTCTATGCCGCCGGCCTTCGCGTGAGCGAGCTGGTGGGGCTCAAGCTGCGCGATATCAATCTTGAACGGGGCTATCTGATCGTGATGGGAAAGGGATCGAAGGAGCGGGCCGTGCCCATGGGGGAGATCGCCATGGCCGCGATCTCCCAATATCTCGGGAGCGGGCGTGCCTCCCTGTTGAAAGGCGCGGATTCCGACCACCTGTTCATCAGTTCGAGGCGCCGGGGCATGTCCCGTCAGATGTTCTGGGAGCGGATCAAACACTATGCACTCAAGGCCGGTATCAGCAGGGCCATCTCACCGCATACGCTGCGCCACTCCTTTGCAACGCATATGCTTGATAACGGCGCCGATCTGCGGGCGGTGCAGGCCATGCTCGGCCATTCGGACATTTCAACGACACAGATCTATACGCACGTTTCCCGCGAGCGGCTCAGGAAGGTGCACGAAAAGTATCATCCCCGTGGATAG
- the greA gene encoding transcription elongation factor GreA yields the protein MTQKIPMTKDGYDKLKQELDHIIKVERPKNIRDIEEARAHGDISENAEFHSAKDRQGMLDAKKRELQHKLANAQIIDVSKLSNEKVVFGATVTLADTDSGDTKKYMLVGQEEADLKKGKISIQSPVGKALIGHKVGDVVSIKTPVKTVEYEIQEIEITLD from the coding sequence ATGACGCAAAAGATCCCCATGACCAAAGATGGCTACGACAAGCTCAAGCAGGAGCTCGATCATATTATCAAGGTCGAGCGTCCCAAGAACATAAGGGACATCGAAGAAGCACGGGCTCACGGAGACATTTCAGAGAACGCCGAGTTCCACTCGGCCAAGGACCGGCAGGGCATGCTTGACGCCAAAAAGCGTGAGCTGCAGCATAAGCTCGCGAATGCCCAGATCATCGATGTCTCGAAGCTTTCGAACGAGAAGGTGGTGTTCGGCGCGACAGTCACCCTCGCGGACACTGATTCCGGCGACACCAAAAAGTACATGCTGGTGGGTCAGGAAGAGGCTGACTTAAAAAAGGGGAAGATATCGATCCAATCGCCCGTCGGCAAGGCGCTCATCGGGCACAAGGTCGGCGATGTGGTGTCGATCAAGACCCCGGTCAAGACCGTGGAGTACGAGATCCAGGAGATCGAGATAACCCTTGACTAA
- a CDS encoding CBS domain-containing protein has product MEIITSHTNADFDALASMVAAKKLHPGARLVFPGSQEKSMRDFFLQSALYALEVDRLKNIDVDGITGLIIVDNRNPERLGKLAGALKRPGVTVTIYDHHPSTAGDIRGTIEVVEEIGATTTIMVELLRQKAIPITPLEATIFALGIYEETGSLTFVSTTERDVLVVAYLLSQGAQLNIVSDFISRELTVEQVAILNNLIESAKSYDINGVQVVIATLAIPHYVPDLAILAHKIRDMEGLDVLFLVVQMGDKTHVIARSRVPQVNVGKVAGELGGGGHATAASAVARDLTHVQTTERLIELLKQHIKPGQVASEVMSSPVKTIPSGSTIAEAGEAMTRFSVNVLPIMGDEKFLGIITREVVQKALFHNLGKKKVKEFMTTGGPIASPDMPMGLLEKIMIEEHQRFLPVLDKNSTLVGAITRTDLLRSLHEERLAEVTGTEAIMLRSTRNVQGLIEERVPPDAREALRLVGEVADEAGFPVYLVGGIVRDLFLRVTNLDIDIVVEGDGIVFAGMLVKRAGGHMKTHLKFGTAVVVLPNGLKLDIATARLEYYESPAALPTVELSSIKKDLYRRDFTINTLAVRLNRKRVGEIIDFFGGLRDIKEKTLRVLHSLSFVEDPTRVLRAIRFEQRFDLTLSKHTENLIKSAVNMKLFDRLTGKRLHAELVLLFSEAEPLKLLKRMKHFDLLKFLHPDLKATAETDRLFTGISETLTWFRLLYLDVTVETWLVFFLGLLDRMKDRAVDETLERMSVPVRTRERVRHSRQRYRAVLAAFYKEPKIAPSRVYDLLVTLDTESLLLMMAKAKQDKAKKYISLYLTRLRNIKVELSGDDLKKMGIPPGPRYKKLLAELLDAKLDGLVHNRDEEMEFVRKGSGGK; this is encoded by the coding sequence ATGGAAATCATCACCAGTCATACGAACGCTGATTTCGACGCCCTGGCCTCCATGGTCGCGGCAAAGAAGCTCCATCCGGGCGCCCGGCTTGTGTTTCCGGGGTCGCAGGAGAAGAGCATGCGGGATTTTTTTCTCCAGTCGGCGTTGTACGCGCTCGAGGTGGACCGTCTTAAGAACATCGATGTGGACGGCATAACCGGGCTTATCATTGTTGATAACCGGAACCCTGAGCGGCTCGGCAAGCTCGCGGGCGCGCTGAAGCGCCCCGGTGTGACGGTGACCATTTACGATCACCATCCGTCGACGGCCGGAGATATCAGGGGAACAATAGAAGTCGTGGAAGAGATCGGGGCAACGACCACGATCATGGTGGAACTGCTGAGGCAAAAGGCGATCCCGATCACGCCGCTCGAGGCGACCATCTTCGCCCTTGGCATTTATGAAGAGACCGGCTCGCTCACGTTCGTGTCCACCACGGAGCGGGACGTGCTGGTTGTCGCTTATCTCCTTTCCCAGGGGGCGCAGCTTAACATTGTCTCGGATTTCATATCCCGCGAGCTGACCGTTGAACAGGTCGCGATTCTGAATAACCTGATCGAATCCGCCAAAAGCTACGACATTAACGGTGTGCAGGTGGTGATCGCAACGCTGGCGATACCGCATTATGTTCCGGACCTCGCGATCCTTGCGCATAAGATCAGGGACATGGAGGGCCTCGATGTGCTCTTTCTCGTGGTGCAGATGGGCGACAAGACGCACGTGATCGCCCGCAGCAGGGTACCCCAGGTGAATGTCGGCAAGGTGGCCGGGGAACTGGGAGGCGGCGGACACGCCACAGCGGCATCGGCGGTGGCCAGGGACCTGACCCACGTGCAGACCACGGAGCGCCTGATCGAGCTCCTCAAACAGCATATCAAGCCCGGACAGGTGGCGAGCGAGGTCATGTCCTCGCCGGTCAAGACCATCCCGTCCGGCAGTACGATCGCCGAGGCGGGCGAGGCCATGACACGGTTCAGCGTGAACGTGCTGCCGATCATGGGCGATGAAAAGTTCCTCGGCATCATCACCCGTGAGGTCGTGCAGAAGGCGCTTTTCCATAACCTGGGAAAAAAGAAGGTCAAGGAATTCATGACCACCGGCGGTCCGATCGCGTCTCCCGACATGCCCATGGGACTGCTGGAAAAGATCATGATCGAGGAGCACCAGCGCTTTCTCCCGGTCCTTGACAAGAACAGCACACTTGTGGGCGCGATCACCCGTACCGACCTCCTGCGCTCCCTCCACGAAGAGCGTCTGGCCGAGGTGACCGGGACCGAAGCGATCATGCTTCGTTCCACCAGGAATGTTCAGGGATTGATCGAGGAGCGTGTCCCTCCGGACGCGCGCGAAGCGCTCAGACTGGTCGGCGAAGTAGCCGACGAGGCCGGCTTCCCGGTCTACCTCGTGGGCGGCATTGTGCGCGATCTGTTCCTGCGGGTCACGAACCTGGATATCGATATCGTGGTCGAGGGCGACGGAATCGTTTTCGCGGGCATGCTCGTGAAGCGCGCGGGCGGACACATGAAAACCCATCTGAAGTTCGGCACCGCCGTCGTCGTGCTGCCGAACGGGCTGAAGCTCGACATTGCCACGGCCCGGCTCGAATATTACGAATCGCCCGCGGCCCTGCCGACCGTGGAGCTTTCTTCCATCAAAAAAGACCTCTACCGCCGTGACTTTACGATCAATACGCTCGCGGTACGGCTGAACCGGAAACGCGTGGGAGAGATCATCGATTTCTTCGGCGGACTTCGCGATATCAAGGAGAAGACACTCCGCGTGCTGCACAGTCTTTCGTTCGTGGAAGACCCCACGCGCGTGCTCCGGGCCATCCGGTTCGAACAGCGGTTCGATCTCACCCTCAGCAAACATACCGAGAACCTGATCAAGAGCGCCGTGAACATGAAGCTCTTTGACCGGCTGACCGGCAAGCGGCTGCATGCGGAACTCGTTCTGCTCTTCTCGGAGGCCGAACCGCTGAAGCTCCTCAAACGCATGAAGCACTTCGACCTGCTGAAGTTCCTCCATCCCGATCTAAAGGCCACGGCTGAAACGGACCGGCTCTTTACCGGGATCAGTGAAACGCTCACCTGGTTCAGACTTCTGTACCTGGACGTCACGGTAGAGACATGGCTTGTGTTCTTTCTGGGGCTGCTTGACCGGATGAAGGACAGGGCGGTGGACGAGACGCTCGAACGGATGTCGGTCCCGGTAAGGACCAGGGAACGGGTGCGGCATTCACGTCAACGGTACCGCGCGGTTCTCGCCGCGTTCTACAAAGAACCGAAAATAGCGCCCAGCCGCGTCTATGACCTGCTCGTAACGCTCGATACCGAGTCGCTTCTGTTGATGATGGCCAAGGCAAAGCAGGACAAGGCCAAGAAGTATATTTCTCTGTATCTTACCCGCCTCCGTAATATCAAGGTGGAACTGAGCGGAGACGATCTCAAGAAAATGGGAATCCCGCCCGGACCCCGGTACAAGAAGCTTCTTGCAGAGTTGCTGGACGCGAAGCTGGACGGTCTCGTGCATAACCGAGATGAGGAGATGGAGTTCGTGAGGAAGGGGAGCGGGGGGAAGTAA
- the carB gene encoding carbamoyl-phosphate synthase large subunit, whose product MPKRTDIKKILIIGAGPIVIGQACEFDYSGVQACKALKEEGYEIVLVNSNPATIMTDPDMAHRTYIEPITPEVLEKIIERERPDALLPTMGGQTALNAAVSLAESGVLEKYNVELIGAKLPAIKKAEDRELFKKAMEHIGLEVPKSGFATSREQAYEILDKVGFPAILRPAFTLGGTGGGIAYNREEFTDLITRGLEASPVHQVLVEESVMGWKEFELEVMRDTKDNVVIVCSIENLDPMGIHTGDSITVAPAQTLTDKEYQIMRDASLRIIREIGVDTGGSNIQFGVNPVDGRMVVIEMNPRVSRSSALASKATGFAIAKIAAKLAVGYTLDEITNDITKATPASFEPTIDYVVVKFPRFAFEKFPQADATLTTQMKSVGEAMSIGRTFKESFQKALRSLEIDRYGLESRRDRDGAEEHGIADIRQKISVPNWERIWYIADGFRAGMSIDEIFNLSKIDPWFLHQIKQITDREKEIRDQGASLLSDTSSSIDHPLRQAKEYGFSDRRLAKLLTTTESAVRNRRMELGITPVFKTVDTCAAEFEAHTPYLYSTYEKPFYQVRSAECGVRSDAAPSEHPHAECEANPTNRKKIVILGGGPNRIGQGIEFDYCCVHAAFALKEDEFETIMVNCNPETVSTDYDTSDRLYFEPLTLEDVLHIIHREKPMGVIVQFGGQTPLKLAVPLEKEGVRILGTSPDSIDRAEDRKRFKELLDKLGLLQAESGTAISCDEAVDAANRIGYPVMVRPSYVLGGRAMEIVYDEESVRNYMSRAVKASPDRPVLVDKYLEDAIEMDVDAISDGTTVVVAGIMEHIEEAGVHSGDSACSLPPFSLPPDIIREIDRQARMLAIELGVVGLMNIQFAVKEGRVYVLEVNPRASRTVPFVSKAIGVPLAKLAARVMAGKTLVELGFTTEVKIKHIAVKEAVFPFAKFPGVDTLLGPEMKSTGEVMGIDEDFGMSFAKSQMAAGNPLPVSGRVFLSVKDKDKPGLLEVAQGLQDAGFSIVATRGTADYLRKRGITVETVNKVTEGRPHIVDQITDMKIDLVINTVYGAEAQKDSYSIRRTTLVKGVPYFTTTSAAKAAVRGISAIKTRPLQVKSLQEYHSS is encoded by the coding sequence GGCCCGATGCGCTGCTTCCGACCATGGGCGGCCAGACCGCGCTCAACGCGGCCGTGTCCCTTGCCGAGTCAGGCGTACTCGAAAAATACAACGTCGAGCTGATCGGCGCAAAGCTGCCCGCCATCAAGAAGGCGGAGGACCGCGAGCTTTTCAAAAAGGCCATGGAACATATCGGTCTCGAGGTGCCGAAAAGCGGCTTTGCCACGAGCAGGGAGCAGGCCTATGAGATCCTTGATAAAGTCGGCTTTCCCGCGATCCTGCGGCCGGCGTTCACCCTCGGCGGCACCGGAGGCGGTATCGCGTACAACCGAGAGGAATTCACCGACCTGATCACGAGGGGCCTTGAGGCGAGCCCGGTGCACCAGGTGCTGGTTGAGGAATCGGTCATGGGATGGAAGGAGTTTGAGCTCGAAGTGATGCGCGACACTAAGGACAACGTGGTGATCGTCTGCTCCATCGAGAACCTGGACCCCATGGGAATCCACACCGGCGACAGCATCACCGTGGCGCCCGCGCAGACGCTGACGGACAAGGAATACCAGATCATGCGCGACGCGTCGCTTCGGATCATTCGTGAGATCGGCGTGGACACCGGCGGTTCGAACATCCAATTCGGGGTCAATCCCGTGGACGGCAGAATGGTCGTGATCGAGATGAACCCGCGCGTCTCACGGAGCTCAGCGCTCGCGTCAAAGGCCACGGGCTTCGCCATCGCCAAGATCGCGGCAAAGCTCGCCGTGGGTTACACCCTTGACGAGATCACGAACGACATCACCAAGGCCACGCCGGCCTCATTCGAACCGACCATTGACTACGTGGTGGTAAAGTTTCCCCGCTTTGCCTTTGAGAAATTTCCCCAGGCCGATGCGACACTCACGACGCAAATGAAGTCAGTGGGAGAGGCCATGTCCATCGGCAGGACGTTCAAGGAGTCTTTCCAGAAAGCGCTCCGCTCGCTCGAGATCGACCGCTACGGACTCGAGTCCCGGCGCGACCGCGACGGAGCGGAAGAACACGGGATCGCCGATATCCGGCAAAAGATCAGCGTGCCGAACTGGGAGCGGATCTGGTACATCGCCGACGGTTTCCGCGCCGGGATGAGTATTGATGAGATTTTCAACCTTTCAAAGATCGATCCGTGGTTCCTGCATCAGATCAAACAGATCACCGACCGGGAGAAAGAGATCCGGGACCAGGGGGCAAGCCTATTGAGCGATACGTCTTCCTCGATCGATCATCCGCTCAGGCAGGCAAAAGAATACGGATTTTCCGACCGCAGGCTTGCCAAACTCCTTACCACCACCGAAAGCGCCGTGCGAAACAGGCGGATGGAGCTCGGCATTACCCCGGTGTTCAAGACCGTGGACACCTGCGCCGCTGAGTTCGAGGCGCATACGCCGTATCTGTATTCAACCTATGAGAAACCGTTCTATCAAGTGCGGAGTGCGGAGTGCGGAGTGCGGAGTGATGCGGCACCCTCAGAGCATCCGCATGCCGAATGTGAGGCGAATCCGACGAACCGGAAGAAGATCGTGATCCTCGGCGGAGGGCCGAACAGGATCGGCCAGGGCATCGAATTCGACTACTGCTGTGTGCACGCGGCCTTCGCGCTCAAGGAGGACGAGTTCGAGACCATCATGGTAAACTGCAATCCCGAGACCGTGAGCACGGACTACGATACCTCGGACCGGCTCTATTTTGAGCCCTTGACACTGGAAGATGTTTTACATATTATACATCGGGAGAAGCCCATGGGGGTGATCGTGCAGTTTGGGGGCCAGACGCCGCTCAAACTCGCGGTGCCGCTTGAGAAAGAGGGCGTGCGCATCCTCGGCACCTCTCCCGACAGCATTGACCGCGCTGAGGACCGCAAACGGTTCAAGGAGCTTCTCGATAAGCTCGGGCTCCTGCAGGCCGAGAGCGGCACGGCGATTTCCTGCGATGAGGCCGTGGATGCCGCGAACCGCATCGGGTATCCCGTCATGGTGCGGCCGTCCTACGTGCTGGGCGGCAGGGCCATGGAGATCGTCTACGACGAAGAGAGCGTCCGGAATTACATGTCCCGCGCCGTGAAGGCGTCCCCGGACCGTCCGGTGCTCGTTGACAAGTATCTGGAAGACGCCATCGAGATGGACGTGGACGCGATCTCTGATGGAACGACCGTGGTCGTTGCGGGCATCATGGAGCATATCGAGGAAGCCGGCGTACACTCCGGCGATTCCGCGTGTTCGCTCCCTCCGTTCTCGCTTCCGCCGGACATCATTCGTGAGATCGACCGGCAGGCACGAATGCTCGCGATCGAGCTCGGCGTGGTCGGTCTCATGAACATACAGTTCGCGGTGAAAGAGGGCAGGGTCTACGTTCTTGAAGTGAACCCGCGGGCATCGCGGACCGTTCCGTTCGTGAGCAAGGCCATCGGTGTTCCGCTCGCCAAGCTTGCGGCACGGGTGATGGCGGGCAAGACCCTTGTTGAACTTGGATTCACCACTGAAGTGAAGATCAAACACATCGCGGTCAAGGAAGCGGTCTTTCCCTTTGCCAAGTTCCCGGGCGTGGACACGCTGCTCGGCCCGGAGATGAAGTCCACCGGCGAGGTCATGGGCATTGACGAGGATTTCGGCATGTCCTTTGCCAAGTCCCAGATGGCGGCCGGCAATCCCCTGCCCGTGTCGGGTCGCGTATTCCTGAGCGTAAAGGACAAGGACAAACCCGGGCTGCTTGAGGTGGCTCAGGGATTACAGGATGCCGGCTTTTCCATCGTCGCAACGAGGGGCACCGCTGATTACCTGAGGAAGCGGGGGATCACGGTCGAGACCGTGAACAAGGTGACCGAGGGCAGGCCGCACATCGTCGACCAGATTACCGATATGAAGATCGACCTGGTGATCAACACCGTGTACGGCGCCGAAGCCCAGAAGGATTCCTATTCCATCAGGCGCACGACGCTCGTGAAAGGGGTCCCTTATTTCACCACGACCTCGGCTGCAAAGGCCGCGGTGCGCGGCATCTCGGCGATCAAAACAAGACCCTTGCAGGTGAAGTCCTTACAGGAGTATCATTCATCATGA
- a CDS encoding dihydroorotate dehydrogenase electron transfer subunit produces MTKPHKATILLHKPAGRGYYRLVLKAPEAAAAAVPGQFVMLRVTGNRDPLLARPFGISSIPSKSSIEILYRVAGRGTALLTRAEAGQTLSLLGPLGKGFPMPDKTVTPVLVTGGSGFPPLHFLALRTNARAQVVIGTRNTESLPPVSVLKSFRDHSLKVSIATEDGSSGRMGKSTDILNAFLTKKGKKTHFALYACGPHAMLAAVSRIAAEHSITCYVSTEERMACGFGACMGCSVPMKAGGYKRACKEGPVFDSREIEWGE; encoded by the coding sequence TTGACTAAGCCGCACAAGGCAACGATACTGTTGCACAAACCCGCGGGCAGGGGATATTACCGTCTCGTGCTCAAGGCGCCCGAGGCGGCAGCCGCGGCCGTCCCCGGCCAGTTTGTGATGCTCAGAGTCACCGGGAACAGGGACCCCCTTCTCGCCCGTCCTTTCGGCATTTCTTCCATTCCTTCAAAATCATCCATAGAGATACTGTACCGCGTCGCGGGCAGGGGGACAGCGTTGCTCACCCGCGCGGAGGCCGGTCAAACGCTCTCCCTGCTCGGGCCGCTGGGAAAAGGGTTCCCGATGCCGGATAAAACGGTAACGCCGGTCCTGGTTACCGGAGGGAGCGGCTTTCCTCCGCTGCATTTTTTAGCCCTTCGCACCAATGCCCGGGCACAGGTAGTTATCGGAACACGGAACACAGAGAGCCTTCCGCCGGTCAGCGTTCTGAAGAGTTTCAGGGACCATTCGCTCAAAGTTTCCATTGCGACCGAGGACGGGAGTTCGGGACGAATGGGGAAATCCACGGACATCCTGAATGCCTTCCTGACGAAGAAGGGGAAGAAGACCCATTTTGCGCTGTACGCCTGCGGGCCCCATGCCATGCTGGCCGCGGTGAGCAGGATCGCCGCTGAACATTCGATCACCTGTTATGTCTCGACCGAGGAACGCATGGCCTGCGGATTTGGCGCGTGTATGGGCTGTTCGGTCCCGATGAAGGCTGGCGGTTACAAACGCGCCTGCAAAGAGGGTCCGGTGTTCGACTCGCGGGAGATCGAGTGGGGGGAGTAA
- a CDS encoding dihydroorotate dehydrogenase — protein MRNKNKSKIKNPKSELKRLDLSIDFAGIKLKNPVLTASGTFGYGEEYAEFVDLNRLGGVIVKGVSLKPIRGNPPPRIWETPSGMLNAIGLENPGVDVFINQKLPYLRKFDTAVIVNVFGYSLEEYVGVVERLDDVSGVSGLEVNISCPNVKAGGIMFGTNAKAAFELLSAVRKATRLPVIAKLSPNVTDITEFARIARDAGCDGLSLINTLLGMAIDVRSRKPRLANCTGGLSGPAIRPVAVRMVWQTANAVPLPIIGMGGIVTGEDALEFILAGASAVAVGTANFIDPRATLNVIDGIETFMREQGVDDIKNLIGAVNVG, from the coding sequence ATGCGGAATAAAAACAAATCCAAAATCAAAAATCCAAAATCCGAATTAAAGAGGCTCGACCTCTCCATCGACTTTGCCGGGATCAAGCTCAAGAACCCGGTGCTCACCGCGTCAGGCACCTTCGGATACGGCGAGGAGTATGCGGAGTTCGTTGACCTGAACAGGCTCGGCGGCGTGATCGTCAAGGGCGTATCGCTCAAACCGATCCGGGGCAACCCGCCGCCGCGGATCTGGGAAACGCCGTCGGGCATGTTGAACGCCATCGGGCTCGAGAACCCCGGTGTTGACGTGTTCATCAACCAGAAGCTCCCGTACCTCAGAAAGTTCGACACCGCGGTGATCGTGAACGTCTTCGGGTACAGTCTTGAAGAGTATGTCGGCGTCGTGGAGCGGCTTGACGACGTTTCCGGCGTGTCCGGCCTGGAAGTGAACATTTCATGCCCGAACGTGAAAGCGGGCGGGATCATGTTCGGCACGAACGCCAAGGCGGCCTTTGAGCTCCTTTCCGCGGTCCGGAAGGCCACGAGACTGCCGGTCATCGCAAAGCTTTCGCCGAACGTGACCGATATTACCGAGTTCGCCCGGATTGCCCGCGACGCGGGATGCGACGGCCTGTCGCTCATCAACACGCTCCTCGGCATGGCCATCGATGTGCGATCCCGGAAGCCGCGGCTCGCGAACTGCACCGGCGGCCTGTCCGGTCCGGCCATCCGGCCCGTGGCCGTGCGCATGGTGTGGCAAACGGCAAACGCGGTACCGCTCCCGATCATCGGCATGGGCGGCATCGTCACGGGAGAGGACGCGCTCGAATTCATTCTTGCCGGCGCCTCCGCGGTGGCCGTGGGAACAGCGAATTTCATTGATCCCCGGGCAACGCTCAACGTGATCGACGGTATCGAGACGTTCATGCGCGAACAGGGCGTGGATGATATCAAAAACCTTATCGGCGCGGTGAATGTCGGGTGA